Proteins encoded together in one Desulfosporosinus meridiei DSM 13257 window:
- a CDS encoding chemotaxis protein CheW, protein MGIQLVIFELDGKEYGIDVSAINGILRARKFNIQTLPGTDKSLEGMINLRGNISYIFNLRTKFEINEKAISEESKFIMLNANNSTVGCIVDEVTDIVKLNDEQVQATPDFICGNGDNYIIGIGKIEDRMIIILSPEKLFAKELATLQDSVTN, encoded by the coding sequence CGAGTTAGACGGTAAAGAATATGGGATTGACGTTTCGGCAATTAACGGGATTTTAAGAGCAAGAAAATTTAACATCCAGACACTACCGGGAACTGATAAATCTTTAGAAGGAATGATAAATTTACGTGGGAACATAAGTTACATATTTAACTTGAGGACTAAATTCGAGATAAATGAAAAGGCTATCTCCGAAGAAAGTAAATTCATCATGTTAAATGCTAACAACTCCACCGTAGGTTGTATTGTCGATGAAGTTACAGATATTGTTAAGCTAAATGACGAGCAAGTTCAGGCGACTCCCGATTTCATATGCGGAAATGGTGATAACTACATTATTGGCATAGGAAAAATAGAAGATAGAATGATAATAATTCTGTCTCCTGAAAAATTATTTGCAAAGGAATTAGCAACTCTTCAAGATAGCGTTACAAATTAA
- a CDS encoding DNA internalization-related competence protein ComEC/Rec2: MRDPWIIRAVALLIGGIFGAYVPVQGRFWIFGILILIGGRFILWRPRDFFGRLFRPEIPLLAVSLMLGFLYGSLAERTLPEPLILDRVEIIGFIKDWNISKDKAVGLIRVEEGKVKGETYQLAVYLDGSGQVPGEWRRIRPGDLVSFKAHLERPKSLGTPGGFDQRLYYGVRGLSGRMYAQGDTTLLTAGKPSITWQIRQQVRDRLLAWESAETGVLEGILFGDSSQIPDDIIERYKVTGVLHVFAASGSNVAFVLGFSWLLFWFLPKRFRIVGAVLALLLYAALCGGNAPIVRATILGIALILGRLGRGKVATLRWLFFAAVGLFIDNPLIIQDLGFQLSFAAAWGIVVLTPRILEIKFLAKIPALVRLALAGTLAAQVATLPLLIAAFHRLSLIGFIVNVFILFILGSVLELGLIGVILSFSEELSAPLFQASLWLLKGTNTILEKLAELPYADVWVLNPGPLFWIAWYGGIGILLWGKERALFTLQARWVYHRRGLRSIAGKLVRRCPWEFCLEMQRRLVNLSFSPMNVKGWMVSWGVTLLILLLMWSPWNAQQELEVAMIDVGQGDALLILSPEGHAILLDAGPRSETFDAGERIVLPYLLHRGIGSLDAFLITHEDADHIGGARAVLANIPTGWVGVPAVGERLENQEWQAGLPMGLTRQAEKLRMLQAGDQINLGSGAWLDVLGPHRILEGTNSDPNNNSLVLKLHYLEQSFMLTADMEEEEMQDIFQSGANLETDIFKVPHHGSRFSLYSPWLESMDPEAVLISVGKNTFGHPAKDVLKYWEERHVPVFRTDEHGTIRVLIGERGVEILPGRYLEANAN, from the coding sequence ATGAGGGACCCTTGGATTATTCGTGCTGTCGCTCTCTTGATTGGTGGGATTTTTGGAGCTTATGTTCCGGTTCAAGGGCGATTTTGGATTTTTGGGATTCTGATTCTGATCGGAGGACGCTTTATATTGTGGCGTCCTCGTGACTTTTTTGGACGATTGTTTCGTCCTGAGATTCCTTTATTGGCAGTGAGTCTTATGCTGGGCTTTCTCTATGGATCCTTAGCTGAGCGTACTTTGCCGGAGCCGCTTATTTTAGATCGGGTGGAGATTATTGGATTTATAAAGGATTGGAATATTTCTAAGGACAAAGCTGTTGGATTAATTAGAGTTGAGGAAGGGAAGGTTAAGGGGGAGACTTATCAGTTAGCTGTTTATTTAGATGGCTCAGGGCAGGTTCCCGGCGAGTGGAGAAGGATCCGGCCCGGGGATCTGGTTAGCTTTAAGGCTCACCTGGAAAGACCCAAGTCTCTCGGTACACCTGGGGGATTTGATCAGCGCCTTTACTATGGGGTCAGAGGCCTGAGTGGAAGGATGTATGCTCAAGGGGATACGACACTTCTTACTGCGGGGAAGCCGAGTATTACTTGGCAGATTCGTCAGCAGGTTCGGGATCGGCTCTTAGCCTGGGAATCAGCAGAGACGGGAGTTTTGGAAGGGATTCTGTTTGGAGATTCCAGCCAAATACCCGATGATATCATAGAACGGTATAAAGTAACGGGTGTGCTTCATGTTTTTGCTGCCTCTGGTTCCAATGTGGCTTTTGTCTTGGGGTTTTCTTGGCTGTTGTTTTGGTTCTTGCCCAAGAGATTTAGGATTGTTGGAGCGGTTTTGGCGCTTTTGCTGTATGCCGCCCTTTGTGGAGGAAACGCTCCGATTGTTAGGGCAACTATTTTGGGGATAGCTCTGATCCTTGGCCGCTTGGGTCGAGGAAAAGTAGCTACCCTAAGATGGTTATTTTTTGCTGCTGTTGGTCTATTTATAGATAATCCTCTAATTATTCAGGATTTAGGTTTTCAATTATCCTTTGCTGCAGCGTGGGGAATTGTGGTGCTAACTCCACGTATTCTGGAGATTAAGTTTTTGGCAAAGATACCTGCTTTGGTTAGACTTGCTTTGGCCGGTACTTTAGCAGCGCAAGTGGCAACGTTGCCACTCTTGATTGCCGCTTTTCATCGCTTATCCTTAATTGGGTTTATTGTAAATGTCTTTATTCTTTTTATCTTAGGCAGTGTTTTGGAATTAGGACTGATTGGCGTTATCCTATCTTTTTCTGAAGAGTTATCTGCTCCTTTATTTCAGGCCAGTTTATGGTTGTTAAAGGGTACGAATACAATTTTAGAAAAGCTGGCAGAATTACCTTATGCTGATGTTTGGGTTTTGAACCCGGGCCCCCTTTTTTGGATTGCTTGGTATGGTGGGATTGGAATTCTGTTGTGGGGAAAAGAGCGTGCGCTTTTTACTCTCCAGGCTAGATGGGTTTACCACAGAAGAGGGTTGAGATCTATTGCAGGCAAACTGGTCCGGAGATGTCCTTGGGAATTTTGCTTAGAGATGCAACGGAGGCTGGTCAATCTGTCCTTTAGTCCTATGAATGTGAAGGGATGGATGGTTAGTTGGGGCGTAACTCTCTTGATCTTATTATTAATGTGGAGCCCTTGGAATGCCCAACAAGAGTTGGAAGTGGCCATGATTGACGTTGGGCAAGGAGATGCTCTGTTAATACTTAGTCCGGAGGGTCATGCCATTTTGCTAGATGCCGGACCTCGAAGTGAGACCTTCGATGCCGGTGAACGTATAGTTCTTCCCTATTTACTGCATAGAGGGATAGGATCTTTAGATGCCTTCTTAATAACTCATGAAGACGCAGATCATATTGGCGGAGCACGTGCAGTGCTTGCTAATATTCCAACAGGTTGGGTTGGGGTGCCTGCTGTGGGTGAGCGCCTGGAAAATCAAGAATGGCAAGCAGGTCTTCCCATGGGACTAACCCGACAGGCGGAGAAGCTGCGCATGCTGCAAGCCGGGGATCAAATTAATTTAGGGTCGGGAGCATGGCTGGATGTTTTGGGCCCGCATCGAATTCTGGAGGGAACTAATTCAGATCCTAATAATAACTCGTTGGTGCTTAAGCTTCATTACCTAGAGCAAAGCTTTATGCTGACAGCCGATATGGAAGAAGAGGAAATGCAGGACATTTTCCAGTCAGGCGCAAATTTGGAAACAGATATTTTTAAAGTACCCCATCATGGAAGTCGTTTCTCTTTATATAGTCCCTGGTTAGAAAGTATGGATCCCGAAGCTGTCTTGATTTCTGTTGGCAAAAATACTTTTGGACATCCGGCAAAAGACGTATTGAAATATTGGGAGGAGCGTCATGTTCCGGTATTTCGAACAGATGAGCATGGGACAATCCGGGTATTGATAGGGGAGCGGGGAGTTGAAATCCTGCCTGGCCGATATCTGGAAGCTAACGCAAATTAA
- the holA gene encoding DNA polymerase III subunit delta has translation MREIEQIKESIKTGRVPSIYLWYGEDRFLIQEGFQVLKSFYFTMDPSGGGIEVLDPKALSPAEIVERANTMSFFARRLVVVEEATYFQDGQTADLDPFLEYFSDPNPSTCLLFIAESVHRGRKFYKALDRVGEVLEFCAPKRPQEWMAWVQSELKVRGKAMDTQVLSGFIEWVGHHTGVLSQELDKLVVFVGDRTKISMEDVQAISTRTIEASIFSLLDAIAARSSEKAIKTLRDVLREEHPLKVLTLMVRQVRLLLGCDALRKRGGNVNEVPALLGIKPYEAQKIWQQSIKLSTKQLSQSLVECLNTDVALKTGGGDPGLLLEMMIIRFCEGELA, from the coding sequence TTGCGTGAGATAGAACAAATTAAGGAAAGCATAAAGACGGGACGGGTTCCGTCAATTTATCTTTGGTATGGTGAGGATCGGTTTCTAATTCAGGAAGGGTTTCAAGTCCTTAAGTCGTTCTATTTTACGATGGATCCTTCCGGTGGCGGGATTGAAGTCTTAGACCCTAAAGCATTGTCTCCGGCGGAAATTGTTGAGCGTGCCAATACGATGTCTTTTTTTGCCAGGCGGTTAGTTGTGGTTGAAGAGGCAACCTACTTTCAAGATGGACAAACGGCAGATTTAGACCCGTTTTTAGAGTACTTTTCAGATCCTAATCCTTCGACCTGTCTGCTTTTTATTGCTGAAAGTGTTCATAGAGGAAGAAAATTTTATAAAGCTTTAGATCGTGTTGGTGAAGTCTTGGAATTCTGTGCGCCAAAACGTCCTCAGGAATGGATGGCCTGGGTTCAGTCCGAGTTAAAGGTCCGGGGAAAAGCAATGGATACTCAAGTTTTATCGGGATTCATTGAATGGGTAGGGCATCACACGGGAGTTTTAAGTCAAGAGTTAGACAAGCTGGTAGTTTTCGTGGGAGATCGTACCAAAATATCGATGGAAGATGTGCAAGCTATCTCTACTCGAACGATTGAAGCGAGCATTTTCAGTCTTTTGGATGCAATAGCGGCGCGATCCTCCGAAAAGGCTATTAAGACCTTGCGGGATGTGTTGCGGGAAGAACATCCATTAAAAGTTCTGACCTTAATGGTTAGACAGGTCAGGCTTCTGCTTGGCTGTGACGCACTTCGTAAGCGAGGAGGGAACGTCAACGAGGTTCCTGCTTTGTTAGGGATTAAACCCTATGAAGCTCAAAAAATATGGCAGCAATCTATAAAACTATCAACCAAGCAGTTGTCCCAAAGTTTAGTTGAGTGTTTGAATACGGATGTAGCCCTGAAAACTGGGGGCGGTGATCCGGGGTTGTTGTTGGAAATGATGATCATAAGGTTTTGTGAGGGAGAATTAGCTTGA
- a CDS encoding helix-hairpin-helix domain-containing protein, which translates to MERKLRYVWWFVLVALVIIAIWKLFLPHGTYAYVQKSDSSREIVVYVAGAVESPGLVHLAPDARLDDALKQVQLLPEANLENMNPAEKLKDGQKVTVPFKAVVAPLDPATGNSGGTGGVGSPSAAAPTATAAPATGTSVSVDGKININTAGAADLDKLSGIGPALAERIIQYRTENGLFARAEDLQNVSGIGPKTFEKMAAQVTVGP; encoded by the coding sequence ATGGAACGGAAGCTTCGCTATGTATGGTGGTTTGTGCTGGTTGCCTTGGTTATTATAGCGATTTGGAAGCTCTTTCTTCCTCATGGTACTTACGCCTATGTTCAAAAGTCGGATTCCAGTCGTGAGATTGTGGTTTATGTGGCAGGGGCAGTTGAAAGCCCGGGTCTTGTTCATTTAGCACCTGACGCCAGGTTAGATGATGCTCTTAAGCAGGTTCAACTGTTGCCGGAGGCGAATTTAGAGAACATGAATCCGGCTGAAAAGCTTAAGGATGGGCAGAAGGTTACGGTTCCCTTTAAGGCTGTGGTTGCTCCACTTGATCCGGCAACTGGGAATTCAGGTGGAACCGGAGGTGTTGGCTCTCCATCCGCTGCGGCGCCTACTGCCACTGCTGCTCCAGCTACTGGGACTTCTGTGTCGGTGGACGGCAAAATTAATATTAACACTGCCGGAGCGGCGGATTTGGATAAGCTGTCCGGTATCGGGCCGGCTTTAGCGGAACGAATTATTCAATATCGGACGGAGAATGGACTCTTTGCCAGGGCCGAAGACTTGCAGAATGTTTCTGGCATCGGTCCTAAAACCTTTGAGAAGATGGCTGCTCAAGTGACGGTTGGGCCATGA
- a CDS encoding cell wall-binding repeat-containing protein: protein MRLMKKFTWVGTLLTLLLIVTGCSQNQQVLFDAAMKMQNVTSLQQQTTMTFNLSGSDFDPSVQQQINTAAAFVNNAKLDVDVKTMTNEEKTVGKSQATMGLSLQGMNITVPVWIDSDLTGAQPKVLEIVKLPQMATASLPPQFAAKEYMVLNPYNMGAAQPTMNLTQLAEFTKNFQSEQVEFLTSYSKRFNPDVNVVAKGSQYVQTNDGRISAKLYEVKLNDAQLKEFIRYTVNNFTQDKEAMLFVKDFMGSVLGLSQLPEGEKTIREFNQAFEEFDANKPEFLTQFNKVMDELKKVPILGDQGIELQYAIADGYVVKKSGIIDLKVDLAGINRLMNTLSSQETSSEEVKGKLSLKMTFSTLTSGINKPVEIQIPEVNPSNSFDYMDLMTSFIPKETRLAGQDGFKTARIIAEEYNSGECSSIILVSGHNFTDALSASLLSKKFEAPILLAGSTVEDSAEAFDYINKHSNSATKILIIGGTAAIGSSIETELIKGGHGNIERLSGYDRYDTGMAVVNKANVQAGTPVVVVSGESFPDALSTASFVGANQYPALLTSYSTLSAKTKEFLAGNKPATVYIVGGVGIISPEVEAQIRELVPNAVIKRLAGNDRFDTTGVVVNEFAVNPKTVYLANGFDYVDAVAGSALAAKTGDPILLIDPKLGTLPTAAEAYLKKLSASGSHPTVRALGGAVVVPDSLIKQAERVLNGM, encoded by the coding sequence AAATTAATACAGCTGCTGCATTTGTGAATAATGCCAAGCTGGATGTTGATGTTAAAACAATGACTAATGAAGAGAAGACTGTGGGAAAGTCTCAAGCTACGATGGGCCTAAGTTTACAAGGGATGAACATAACTGTACCTGTCTGGATAGATTCGGATCTGACTGGCGCTCAGCCAAAAGTCCTGGAGATAGTTAAACTCCCCCAAATGGCCACCGCCTCCTTGCCTCCTCAATTTGCAGCTAAGGAATATATGGTGCTTAACCCCTATAACATGGGGGCTGCTCAACCAACTATGAACTTAACACAGCTTGCGGAGTTTACCAAGAATTTTCAATCCGAGCAAGTAGAATTTCTAACGAGTTATTCTAAACGTTTTAATCCGGATGTTAATGTCGTTGCTAAGGGAAGCCAATATGTGCAAACAAACGATGGCCGTATATCGGCAAAGCTTTATGAGGTAAAGCTAAATGATGCCCAATTAAAGGAGTTTATTCGCTATACTGTCAATAACTTTACTCAAGACAAAGAGGCTATGCTTTTTGTTAAGGATTTTATGGGATCTGTTTTGGGACTTAGTCAGCTTCCCGAAGGCGAAAAAACTATTCGTGAGTTCAATCAGGCCTTCGAGGAATTTGATGCCAATAAACCAGAATTCCTAACTCAATTTAATAAGGTTATGGATGAATTGAAAAAGGTTCCCATTTTAGGTGATCAAGGGATTGAGTTGCAATACGCTATTGCCGACGGATATGTTGTCAAGAAGAGTGGGATCATTGATCTGAAAGTTGATCTGGCTGGGATTAACCGATTAATGAATACTTTGAGTTCTCAAGAAACCTCTTCTGAAGAGGTAAAGGGCAAGTTGAGTTTGAAGATGACCTTTAGTACCCTTACTTCAGGCATTAATAAACCGGTTGAAATTCAAATTCCGGAGGTCAATCCAAGTAACTCCTTTGACTATATGGATTTGATGACATCCTTTATCCCTAAAGAAACACGCCTGGCGGGTCAGGATGGTTTCAAAACCGCCCGCATAATTGCTGAAGAGTATAACAGCGGAGAATGCAGCAGCATAATTTTAGTCTCCGGTCATAATTTCACAGATGCCTTATCGGCTAGTCTCTTGTCCAAAAAGTTTGAGGCTCCAATATTATTGGCAGGCTCTACCGTTGAAGACTCAGCTGAAGCCTTTGACTACATTAATAAACATTCCAACTCAGCTACTAAAATACTGATTATTGGTGGTACGGCAGCAATCGGTTCATCCATCGAAACAGAACTTATTAAGGGTGGACATGGAAACATTGAACGATTAAGTGGATACGACCGCTATGATACAGGTATGGCAGTAGTGAATAAAGCTAATGTTCAAGCGGGAACTCCGGTGGTCGTTGTTTCAGGCGAAAGTTTTCCTGATGCACTGAGCACTGCCAGCTTTGTAGGGGCTAACCAGTACCCGGCGCTCCTGACTTCTTACAGCACTCTGTCGGCTAAAACTAAAGAATTTTTGGCTGGTAATAAGCCTGCTACAGTGTATATTGTAGGGGGAGTGGGTATTATCTCTCCGGAGGTAGAAGCCCAAATAAGAGAATTGGTACCCAATGCCGTTATTAAACGACTGGCGGGAAATGACCGTTTTGATACAACGGGTGTTGTGGTTAACGAGTTTGCAGTGAATCCAAAGACAGTTTATTTGGCAAACGGATTTGATTATGTGGACGCAGTTGCCGGAAGTGCCCTAGCTGCCAAGACCGGTGATCCTATTCTGCTTATTGACCCTAAACTGGGAACCCTCCCAACCGCAGCTGAAGCCTACCTTAAGAAACTATCTGCGTCAGGGAGCCATCCTACGGTTCGTGCTTTAGGCGGAGCCGTGGTTGTCCCTGATAGTTTGATTAAGCAGGCTGAAAGGGTTCTTAACGGGATGTAA
- a CDS encoding PhoH family protein: MQKVYVLDSSVLLHDPNAIVRFQDNEVIIPYVVLEEIESKKRILENIGRSAREAIRFLDSLRAKGQLSQGVLLPNGCKVRIELNHYSNDILPLNSDLGLADNRILAVSLSLTREEARPVILVTKDIAMRVKADALGILTDDYHNDKVVLPALTEEILSLPLDDKEVAGLYQNKFIPLKTPLSPNRCVKAVLSDDSILPLVSTPDGERLVYHMGKGFAPWDVRPRNLEQSWALEMLNNPEIRLVNLMGPAGTGKTLLALASGLEQTLHSETYIRMLCARPIVPFGKDIGFLPGEKDQKVRPYMQPIYDNLEFLLRARREKEREKGGEAVVESAIDLLIKKRQLEIEVLTYIRGRSIPNQFIVIDEAQNLSAHEVKTIITRAGEGTKIVLCGDPDQIDHPYLDKESNGLAHLASRLAGQSFYGQVRLIRGERSELATRAAGLL, translated from the coding sequence TTGCAAAAAGTATATGTACTCGATTCAAGTGTGTTATTGCATGACCCTAACGCAATCGTCCGATTTCAAGACAATGAAGTGATTATTCCCTATGTAGTTCTGGAGGAAATAGAAAGCAAGAAACGAATCTTGGAAAATATCGGTCGCTCTGCTCGGGAAGCTATCCGTTTTTTAGACAGTTTGAGAGCCAAGGGTCAACTTTCTCAAGGTGTGCTCTTACCTAACGGATGTAAGGTGCGAATTGAGTTGAATCACTATTCCAATGATATTTTACCTCTGAACTCGGATTTAGGATTGGCAGATAACCGGATCTTAGCTGTGTCACTAAGTTTAACTCGCGAAGAAGCACGCCCGGTAATCTTAGTTACTAAAGATATTGCCATGCGGGTTAAAGCTGATGCCTTAGGGATTTTAACGGATGATTATCATAATGACAAAGTAGTATTGCCGGCTCTTACGGAGGAGATTTTAAGCTTGCCCCTTGATGATAAGGAGGTTGCAGGTCTTTATCAGAATAAGTTCATTCCATTAAAGACACCGTTATCTCCAAACCGCTGCGTAAAGGCGGTTCTGAGTGATGACAGTATTCTGCCTCTGGTATCTACTCCGGATGGAGAAAGGTTGGTCTATCACATGGGGAAAGGTTTTGCTCCCTGGGATGTTAGACCAAGAAATTTAGAACAATCCTGGGCCTTAGAAATGCTGAACAATCCTGAGATTAGATTGGTTAACTTAATGGGGCCGGCGGGTACCGGTAAAACGTTGCTGGCTTTAGCAAGCGGTCTGGAGCAAACGCTTCATTCCGAAACCTATATTAGAATGCTTTGTGCTCGCCCAATTGTTCCCTTTGGTAAAGATATTGGGTTTCTCCCGGGGGAAAAGGATCAGAAAGTGCGGCCGTATATGCAGCCGATTTATGATAATCTTGAATTCTTACTGCGGGCTCGACGGGAAAAGGAGCGCGAAAAGGGCGGCGAAGCCGTGGTTGAGAGTGCGATTGATCTGCTCATTAAGAAGAGGCAGTTAGAAATTGAGGTTCTCACTTATATTCGAGGGCGGAGTATTCCTAATCAATTTATCGTGATTGATGAAGCTCAGAATCTTTCTGCCCATGAGGTGAAGACGATTATAACTCGTGCCGGTGAAGGAACGAAGATTGTTCTCTGTGGTGATCCTGACCAAATTGATCATCCTTATTTAGACAAAGAGAGTAATGGATTGGCCCATCTAGCCTCTCGGCTAGCGGGACAATCTTTTTATGGGCAAGTTCGCTTGATTCGTGGAGAGCGGAGTGAACTGGCGACACGGGCGGCAGGGTTGCTATAG